The window agtacgaagctgactgatcataacataaacgtatcacttaacatgaacacacataaccctgtctgagccacaaaggcatcaaacatgctaactactgcatcggataaaaatccggatactactgctagctaaacgggccggcattgtggccttagacccgtttctactgaaaaggaactcacctcgtgaactggctgctgagtgaataactctgagggctaactgctgctgctccggtatctccccggctacaagtccataaacacactcaatcaaatactaaacactgcactaggtaaaatgactcttttacccttggccaaagtcaactctcggtcaaagtcaacccacagttgatctgactcgccgagttgggccgccaactcgccgagtccctattctcactcctcgaccctactcgctgctactcgtcgagtatggcatcgactcgacgagtactcattcgatccaagaactcagacaatcttcatccgactcgccgagtcatatgaacaactcgacgagttgttcttgagcttaagaagattgccttggactcgccgagttgtatgaacaactcgccgagtccctccataactgagtctaccctcaaactcgctgaatccactccactactcactgggcccactcgacaccgctcaaaaggaagaaatcggggactcgcgactcgactcgccgagtcgttcttccgactcgctgagtcaccgccatgcaactattctacactcgattctgctcgaatccaatacatacaaatgatagatctgagtccaataagctgatttaccacgtaaagtttccaactttacgtgtacaaacacatgaacaagggaataaaggctaaaagatgcttaaaaggggtagatctagggttaatatgcaaaatagctccataaaggcaatagatctgggctctacaactcctaaatgaacagatctaaggttatctcgacataagagagcttccatacCAACATAAGGCTTTAAgaaggcattaacaagatctagaaagggggtttaaggcataaaagagaaggaaatccgaaaatacctctaagagctcttgctttcccttgaatctctgctctccaatccttctccttgttcctttcttcttctccttcttcaagccttcacaatagcacacaaaaatcacttagaatcactcaagaacgaattagggttttctcacagcttttgagggtaaaggaggcgagattgggggctataaggtggcttaaatagtgggcaacccggggatttagggtttctcccagacggacagactcgccaagtccagaatatggactcgccgagtcgccagctaacacgtgcttgaaaacccgaccctactcggcgagtcaggatatgaactcgccgagtccctcttataaaacttaaaaaataaataccaaggaattatcataccggagacgggtcgttacataaCGAAACCTTTGGTATGTACCCAGTTCACAACAACATAAAAGAACCAATTTATTACATatctaacttttattttatttaatgatcaGAAAAATTTGTTTGTGAGATACTTTAAAGAAATAAACCATCCAAGAGCTAATGCAATCTCAAAAGAAAGTATCAAACCCTAACGACTTGAAATGTCATGGAGAACAgttaaaaacaaagttgattgtggGGTCTTTGCAATGAGACATATGGAGACCTATATGGGACAACCACTCTCAAAGTGGAAACCAGGTCTTTATAAAGAAAGTGCAGTTCAGCAAACTACTTTAGAGAAGCTCAGGCAAAGATATGCACACATAATGCTAACTTCTGAAATTAACATGTTGAAGGCTAAGGTGTTGGATCTTGCAGAAAAATATCAAAAAGTTGAATTCAAAGTGCGTACTGATCATGCATACAAAGCTATGCAAGCAATTCAAAAAAGGTTAAAAGAATATTAATGATTGCTTGTGAAGATGAAAGAATGTTGAAGTGTGATGCTATAGaacagtttgtgttgaagatgaaTGGATTTGAAGTACATGTAAGATGATTCTACGAAACAAGTTTTAAATGGTTTGTTAAATATTGTTGAACATCGTTTTAATATTTTGTGAAAGTCTTATGAACAGCTTTTATTAtcttgtgttgaatgattatgtaATAGAAACAACTTCGCTTATTTCCGTcagttttttatatttaaatattttcaaattttatttatgtttattcataaatgaatacgaaTATGATATCTTCATTTATGATTAAATTAGGAGTAATATGTCAGTATAAcaaagttcatatatgaatataacaaatttcatatatgaatataactaaCTTATTAGTAGAAACAAGTTTGCTTATTTATGTCATTTTTTTATattcaaatattttcaaaatttatttttatttattcataaatgaatacgaatatgatatattcatttatgaataagttCAAAGTAATATGTTAGTATAACAAAGTTCAGATATTAACATAAAAAAGTTCATATATGAACATtacttatttattagtataacaaatttcacatatttatattcatttataaataattcacaatatcaatataacttattttatagtaatttaaaaaacaaatatcaacatatcaattTACCATATCAATATAAATGTGTATTATTCATACATGAatattattgtttattgtttttatctgcatatattcataaatgaataaaaaaaatcccTAACTGTCTTTTGCTGATTTAGCAGCTCCAACTCTTTCTGGACAAGTACGTAAATTGTGTGGAACCCGCTTTCCACATCCTGAACACATTCTATGTTCTTTTTTAGAATTTTCATATGCTACTTCACCTGCACTTGGAATTCTTTTCTTGATTCCAGTACCTTTATTGCTTTGAACTTCAGGAACATGAATATTAATCTCTTCTGGAATAGGAATAGTAACACCCAAAAGCTTGCATACGACTTCACCATCTGTCTTGCTTTTCAATCCAGGAGAAATATAATCACTCTCAAACTCCTTCAACAACATTTGTTGTTTCTCAGCAAACAAAGTCAATCTCTTTTTGTCATCTCTTACAATATCCAAACATGATTCAAAACTATAATATGAATCATTGACTAGCTTTACATTTTTCACAATCACCTGAATCGGATTGAACATAACTAAAACGATAATTTCTTCATATCACATCCTTTCTCCATCTCTTCAAAATGTACCTTTCAGGAATTTCTTTAATACCACATCTCATCATTATTGTAAAAGCATGTCTGCATAAAACACCCATACACTTAAAATGTTCACAACTGCAATTTATTTTTTTCTCTTCAGCTTTTATTTCAACCTgatacaaaaacaaaatttacACATTTACATTCATATAAGACTACTCATATCAACACTCATATATATtcatataatattcatatatgaatattattacatttttcataaaaaacaactaaaattaccttaaattcatttttaaaatcacttttactgTTGTTGTGCTGCACAATGTAAACTTCCCAACCATCTTCAATACCAACATATGAGTACGTACAGAAAAAACATGctttatatatttgtttttgcACCTCAAAAAATAATGTACTTGTATAAACCTTTGATGCTTGCAGTTCTATTTCTCGAGGTGTTTGCATTTTATATGATGCTTTCTTTGATGCCCTATCAAGCTCTCGTTGAGTATTCCTTTGCTTTTGAATGGCAGTGTCGTAATTCATCATGAAATTCAAAAGTAAGTTCCCACTTTTTGAATATGTATTAAAGAATGAATTCATACTCTCTGACCTCGATGTAGTCTTCATCAAACCACACATTGTAATATCACTAAAATATCCAGGTATCCATGAATCACGTATTGTAAACATGTCTTTAAACCATCTTGTGTCTTCAAGATTGAATTCCTTCATAAGCAAACCCCACTTCACCTCAAAAACATCAGGTTTCATATTAATGTCCCAAACAAGCTTCGAAAACCTTTTTCTAAAGTCTGTGTTTGTAAATAAATCATTTGATATCtgtattaaaacaaaaatattcataaatgaataaataataataagtaaaataacaatcaatattcataaatgaatatactaataagtaatatatttcaaatatattaaaataatacctttttttcaactttttcattaTATGCCACATACATAATCGGTGCTTTGAATTACGAAACACATTCTCAACAGCTTGTTTTATTGCAGCATCTTGATCAGTTAAAAAAAGTGTTGGTTCTTTCCCATGAGTTTTAAGAAATGCTTTAAGCAACcaagagtaagactcaatgctttCATTGCTTAGCAACCCAGATCCAACAGTAACCGATTTTTTATGATGGTCAATAGCAGTAAACGGAACAAAAACCATTCGATAcctaacacacaaaaaaaatgttcattagaGTCAATTTTTGATGTATTAATAAgtgaatataaaaatatttatatatgaataagctATAAACAAAAGTAGATAAAATAACTTACTTGTTTGTTCGGAAAGTCGCATCAAACGAGATAACATCACCAAATTCAGCATAATATGCCTTCTCCATTTCATCAGCCCAAAACATACAGTCCAAAACATCATCTTGACAATTAAACTCAAATGAGTAATTTGGATAGTGAGCTCGACGGTCATTCATTGTGTTTACTATCATTTGGGCATCTTTATAACCAATAACCCTGTTGATATCTCTCTTTAAATTTTTATAGTCAACTACTTTGGGCTTTACAAACTCATACCCACGTTTCAGACTTGCCCTCAACTTATGAGCCATAGTtggacctatttttgatgtggaagCACGCACAATAAACTCTTTTtctgaatatgacatttgtctcgCCTTTTTTAAATCGCTTCTCTTCTCAAGTGGAAGGTTGTGAAGTTCATCAAACTGAAAAACTTTATAATCTGGAGTTCCATACACAGATTCAAATAAAATCTTTGCTTGACAACCAATAGCTCTTGAATTTGAATTTCGTTTCCTCCTAACACCACTTGTACCTAATGTTTCACAAGATTTCTTTTTCTGTTTACCACCATGATTACATATAACATGTTTCTTCTTTATAATCTTGTTATCAAACCTTGACTGTGTGCTCAGTCTAACATCAAAACCACCAATTTCAGCATACTCAGAATACATTTTGATAGCCAACTTTAATGATTTGAAGACTAAACCCTTAAAAGGAATAAGTTGAACAGGTACATCTGGCTTATAGACATGTTCTCCAATTATATCATCAAAATATTGTGCATCATGTACTGAACTTGAAGATTCACCACCTAAAATAATAATGCATGAataaaacaataatatatatatatatatatatatatatatatatatatatatatatatatgaatacataaaactcatataaataaaacaaaaaacattcatatatgaatacataaaattcatgaggattcaaaatatatataataaaacataacttattcatatctgaataaaacgaaaaaaataataaattcaaaattacaaTTAATACACGTTTATTCATAATATGAATAAGACAACAATTTATTCATTTTaacatattcatatgtaaataaaaCATAactaattcatatatgaataaaacgaaaaaaataataaattcgaAATTACAATTATCACacgtttattcatatatgaataagacaacaatttattcatattaacatattcatatgtaaataaatgataatcaataaaattaaaaacaacaaaataatTCAATAACTGATACCTTCAAAAAATGAGTTctcaacatcttcttcttcactcTCATTCATAGAAGAATACGAATCACCATCAATAACACTAGAATTCGACAAAATACACCAAATGATctatataaataaacaaaaacaattttaataTCGAATATATCGAATATATCTCACAAAAAAAAGTCGTAAATATGAAAACCTGGTTAATTTCGAATATATCTCACCTCAACGTACAAAATATCTGAAAGAAACTTAAATCATATATGATCATATGATGTAATTAAGCAATCTCTCTCAGTATAGAACGTAAAAACTACAACGATATAACTGATGAAATAAATATATCAAACTACTTAACAAAAATCAGGTGAAATAACTCCAATACATATTCGAAACTTGATAATCTTGATAATGAACTCTGATGAAACAACTCCAAAAGGAATATAATAATCGTAattcaaaataaattataaacACAGATGAAAACGTATAATTGCTAACGAGTTATATAAATAACTCCGATCTATCCGATTCAAACGATATACATACCTGATCAAATCGGAAGCTGATAAAGAAGTAGAAAACTGAAGCACAGATGCAAAACTTCACGATTAATGGAATGAAAACGTATAATAGCTAACgagttatataaagaaaataatctTGATAATGAATTCCTCATATTCGATTCAAACGATATAAAGATATCATCAAATTGGAACCTGATAACACGAACATGTAAGTTCTATGTAAAAAAGTTACTAGTTTACAAATATACCCTTAATGAAAATGGACACGcgtatttttttaatttgaacatgttagataaatgattggctgagaatgattcccccattctcaaccttttttattctcaattgaacccacctctctctctctctctctctatatatatatatatatatatatatatatatatatatatatatgtatatatatatatatgtatatatatatatatatatatatatatatatatatatatatatatatatatatatatatatatatagggagtggttcaaatgagaaccacaaaagattaagaaccctaaAAACTCACATTTAATAAGTAATATGTATTGTGAATATTACTAAATATATTAAAATCTTAATTTTTGTCTGTTTGTTAAGAAAATGGCAAAATCATGTTTTTTAAGTCTAATATTTTCATTCATACCATCATTCtatatttttaacccaaaatttatgtAAAATGCAAATTTATACAGTCCATTTACAGTATAATagacaaaattcacaacttaatactaTCTATTTTACACTAATTCACAAATTTAATGAATTCAAACCCAAActttaccaccaccaccattagCACACGCTGATACCGACCACTTTTGCCAACATTGCAACTATCTTTCCTTGAAAATCAGATCTGCATATATAGTCATGCAATGAGAGGGTAAATACTACATTCATAATTTAATAAACGTTTTAATTCACTCATATTGAATTTAatacaaaacaattaaaaaaactaaTGCGTTCTTACGTACTTATACAGCACAAAAAATAAACATATTCTAACATTAATACAGAAGTTCAttcataaatcatttatattttaacaaaaaactttaaaaaaatcacTTAAAGTTGCAATCAGTTCACAAGTTAATATAACCAATTAccgtttaatatataaaattcatagcttaatatattaaattaacaaTTTGATACACTGAAATATCATATTCTTATCTTAAAACTTACATTTACACTTTCAGATATCAGTTCACAGGTTAATATAATCAATTACCGTTTAATACAtacaattcacaacttaatataattaATTCACTGTTTAAACAGAAAATTCATAGCTTAACGCAGTGAATTTAAAGTCTTATACACAaaaatcacagtttaatacacaaaattaggagcttaatatagtcaattcacagtttaaaaaaaaattcacaacttaatgtaGTTAATTCACAGTtgaaaacacaaaaatcatagcttaatacataaaatttacaAATTATTACaataaattcacaacttaataaacAAAAAGTATAAAATTCACAgtcatattatcaacttaaaactcTTAATACAATCAATCataagtttaatacataaaattcacagattaatacacaaaaactatataTTCACATCCGTATTATCAAATTAAAGTTTACATTTATACGTTCATATATGGAAGTATGTCTATGTATTAATTTGTGAATTTAATATagcttaaaatataaaaaattgcaATTTAATACAATATATCCATAGCTCATTTACAAGTATAATACAGTTAATTCACTGTTTAATAgccaaaattcacaacttaatataacaAATTCAcggtttaatacacaaaattcacagcttaatataacATTACCGGAAAATCACTTCTTGTAAATCTAACATTTTGTTTTTAACGATAACGCTTGAAAACCACATGAAATGATTGCCAGAACATATCTCTCCCGAAACTCGTGACCAAAAAGCACACATAGTCGTGTTGAACTCACCGGGACGCGTAAACAGTAGTTAGAAAAGATTTGGCAACGATGAAAGAAGTCGCCGGAAGAGAAGAGGGGGAAGAGATCTTGCAGAAATCTTAGATCAAATTTCGTTGGCGATATGAGGACGTGATCCAGATCTGATACATTCGAGATCTACCGTATTTTAGTAAAAATCTGGTGGTTTTGGCGGCTGTCTAGAGcagatctgaagaaaaagtgGTGGCTCGTCGGAGCAGATCTGTCATTGAAGGAGGACACGGCGACGACTGTGGTGGTTCACCATAACAACGACAAAGAGGAGGGTTATAGATCTGAAACTTCGATGACGTATTTAAGTGTTATCGCCGATGGTCGGAGGCTGGGATGTGGAGGTGTCGTCGTCGGCAGTAACAGTGGTGAAGCGGCCGTCGACAATGATGGATGTGGTGGTGTTCATCGGAGATGGTTGAAGGAGGTGAGAGGATATTTATTTTGTCTCGGGAGAATAATGAAGAAATGGTATCAGATCTAACATATATAATATGAGTGGTTCTTAGGTTCTTAACCTTTAGTGGTTCTCatttgaagatatatatatatatatatatatatatatatatatatatatatatatatatatatatatatatatatatatatatatactatcttataaaacaaatctcactatttctaaaaatagattgaataaaataatagtattttttttaagatgtccaaatcattaagctaattgtacaactaatcactaataaaataatatttaaatttaaacaaactcctataaatcttctCTTCCAAGGTTATGACCAGAttttttttcatccaaataaatacacaacaccctataatttggtcatttcatgaattttctttatttttaatatgacatgtttcctaAAACAAAGTAATGATCCAATTAAAAATCAAGTGTgttgtaataataataaataaaagatgttataAAAATCAAGAATCGTGCTAAgcatattttctttttcttttgttaaaagcatataataaataaaaattaaagattttcttagttttttatatatttttttgctCACCTAGATTtgactttttaaaatttttggccagtcatttttttgttttgaaaatttttgtaaTAAGAAATATAATTCAATATAGGATCTTATAAAGTATGATGCTACATAATTTAGAAAGTATGatgttatttctttcatttagcCCTTAGACAATCTATAAGAATCTTATAGTGAAAAAATTTAGTAGTAATTGGTACTAATATTTTGGCCAATGTTATAGATTTTTATCACATTCATACGATTTACGTATTTAACTATGCATCATTTTTATCTGAAAAAAATAAGATAAagactttcttaaaataaatttGAATCAAACTACTTGCAATGAACACATACAATTAAGCATATTCGATTCAGAAGTTCATTAACACAAATTAAGATTCTTTTTTttcacataaaatcatcagataTGTAGAAAAGAACATCAAAAAATAGATGTTGAATTTTCAACAACTTTTGGCTAATTTTCTTGGCACCTGACTAACTTCAACATTTATATTAGTCCTAAGTGGAAACCAAAAGAAGATGCTAATCACTTTCACCTCTAACTTATCTTTGTAATTTACAATCATTTTGCAAGCTTACCCAAAACTTTATGATTTTCAATGCAAAGCATGTTACATTCTTTATGAACATTCTATTACAGAGCAATTAATCCAACTTCACCCTCGTTTTCATTTGATcatttaaataataaactaaCCTGTGAAAATGTTACAAATGAGATATATTAAAAGTATTTGACACATCAACCCGTATATTCATAATATGTAAAACTTAACCCAAATTTTGAACTGTATTTAAAAGAGTAAAATAAACAAGAGAGTATTTAAGTAATATTTTGACCTGGACACTCCAGCAAAAAAAACATGTCAATAATTATCAATCTTTTATTCTACCTTTTGCAGCTCAATTAAGATGCAACTATGATAAATATTTACCAATCTTTAGACTAATTTGTTAACATAACTTCTaacaaaaagaataaaataaaaaacttttcaAATGGATGCACAGACACATACTcagataaaaattaataaaattgagGAATCAACACTATATGAAGCTCTCCTTGAACTTGCAATATTAGCAAATGGTTATGAATGAAGTTGACGCACTCGATTGAACCTGCAACATTAGCAAATCTTTTCGACATTCTTACATCCTAACTTTCAATTCAAAATATCAAGTTTTGAAGCAAAATAAAAGCTAACCTCTTGAAATCTAAACATGTCAATAATTATCAATCTTTTATTCTACCTTTTGCAGCTCAATTAAGATGCAACTATGATAAATATTTACCAATCTTTAGACTAATTTGTTAACATAACTTCTaacaaaaagaataaaataaaaaacttttcaaattgatGCACATACACATACTcagataaaaattaataaaattgagGAATCAACACTATATGAAGCTCTCCTTGAACTTGCAATATTAGCCAATGGTTATGAATGAAGTTGACGCACTCGATTGAACCTGCAACATAACATGTCAATAATTATCAATCTTTTATTCTACCTTTTGCAGCTCAATTAAGATGCAACTATGATAAATATTTACCAATCTTTAGACTAATTTGTTAACATAACTTCTaacaaaaagaataaaataaaaaacttttcaAATGGATACACAGACACATACTcagataaaaattaataaaattgagGAATCAACACTGTATGAAGCTCTCCTTGAACTTGCAATATTAGAAAATGGTTATGAATGAAGTTGACGCACTCGATTGAACCTGCAACATTAGCAAATCTTTTCGACATTCTTACATCCTAACTTTCAATTCAAAATATCAAGTTTTGAAGCAAAATAAAAGCTAACCTCTTGAAATCTAACTGTTAGTTGGCCATATTTCAATCATGCTAGATGAGGAATTTAATTCCACTGGGTTCCTATGGGTTCTTATGAATCGCATCATTCATGGAGTTCAACATTCCTTCTAAGACTAAAGGGAATTCAATTCCATTCATTTCCTTATTtgttaaaacaccaaaatagcACCATTATAAAAGAAATGTTAGTTGTATCAAATAAAAAGAAGGAAACCATGCATGTCCCCTTATACAACATCTTTCATTTAACATAAAATTTATGTATGCCCTTTTCTTAACatcaattctttttttttctctctcaacAAAATCTCGATAGGAACCAACCTAAAGAACTTAggcatttttttgttttattaattaattgtaAGCAATGTTCAACATGTTTTGCCCTAAATTTGCAGGTGACGTAGAACTAAAATAATTaggattttattttttgttttcttgAAATAGTCATTTAATAATTTCAAGAAAAGCATCAGGTTTCTATCGAAATTACCAAACCAAGAAGGAGAAAAAGAGAAGTGTGGAGAGGAATTGTAGCAAAAAAGAATACCTACAGAAGATGAAAACGAACTCAACGATTGGCATTTTATGGAAGCGGTGTGCCATTGTTATGCTCCAAGTAGGAGAAAC of the Lactuca sativa cultivar Salinas chromosome 6, Lsat_Salinas_v11, whole genome shotgun sequence genome contains:
- the LOC111901388 gene encoding protein FAR1-RELATED SEQUENCE 5-like — protein: MLEYVYFLCLFTLSLHDYICRSDFQGKIVAMLAKVLLYVFIPLIVKFCICASVFYFFISFRFDQIIWCILSNSSVIDGDSYSSMNESEEEDVENSFFEGGESSSSVHDAQYFDDIIGEHVYKPDVPVQLIPFKGLVFKSLKLAIKMYSEYAEIGGFDVRLSTQSRFDNKIIKKKHVICNHGGKQKKKSCETLGTSGVRRKRNSNSRAIGCQAKILFESVYGTPDYKVFQFDELHNLPLEKRSDLKKARQMSYSEKEFIVRASTSKIGPTMAHKLRASLKRGYEFVKPKVVDYKNLKRDINRVIGYKDAQMIVNTMNDRRAHYPNYSFEFNCQDDVLDCMFWADEMEKAYYAEFGDVISFDATFRTNKYRMVFVPFTAIDHHKKSVTVGSGLLSNESIESYSWLLKAFLKTHGKEPTLFLTDQDAAIKQAVENISNDLFTNTDFRKRFSKLVWDINMKPDVFEVKWGLLMKEFNLEDTRWFKDMFTIRDSWIPGYFSDITMCGLMKTTSRSESMNSFFNTYSKSGNLLLNFMMNYDTAIQKQRNTQRELDRASKKASYKMQTPREIELQASKVEIKAEEKKINCSCEHFKCMGVLCRHAFTIMMRCGIKEIPESFESCLDIVRDDKKRLTLFAEKQQMLLKEFESDYISPGLKSKTDGEVVCKLLGVTIPIPEEINIHVPEVQSNKGTGIKKRIPSAGEVAYENSKKEHRMCSGCGKRVPHNLRTCPERVGAAKSAKDS